From Streptomyces fungicidicus, one genomic window encodes:
- a CDS encoding ABC transporter permease, with translation MTVTAPEEAPVAGVPEAGATRLVDRVFKMRELAILAVFLVMIGVTQAGNSEFLSEQGIKDLLLNATILVLVATGQSLVVITRNVDLSVGSTLGISAFAAGVHLQGGGNPVVAVALAVLLGTGFGLLNGLLVSLGQVPALVVTLGTLYIIRGIDSIWVGSRQITAADLPGGFVDFGSGGISAVPYLALIALAVLVATAYYLKHFGSGRELYALGSNPEAARLAGIPVRKRILTAYTFCGALAGLAGALYLARFGNVDSGTGSGYELTVVSAVVVGGVVFTGGSGSVYGAALGALLLTSVNSVLPALGVSSVWVLAINGILLILAIAVDRVVALRVASALKKRNARHA, from the coding sequence ATGACGGTCACCGCTCCCGAAGAAGCCCCCGTCGCCGGGGTGCCCGAGGCGGGCGCCACACGGCTGGTCGACCGCGTCTTCAAGATGCGCGAACTGGCCATCCTGGCGGTCTTCCTGGTGATGATCGGCGTCACCCAGGCCGGCAACAGCGAGTTCCTTTCCGAACAGGGCATCAAGGACCTGCTGCTGAACGCCACCATCCTGGTCCTGGTCGCCACCGGCCAGTCCCTGGTGGTCATCACCCGCAACGTCGACCTGTCGGTCGGCTCCACACTGGGCATCAGCGCCTTCGCCGCGGGCGTCCACCTCCAGGGCGGCGGGAACCCGGTCGTCGCCGTCGCCCTCGCGGTCCTCCTCGGCACCGGCTTCGGCCTGCTCAACGGCCTGCTCGTCAGCCTCGGCCAGGTGCCGGCGCTCGTCGTCACCCTCGGCACGCTGTACATCATCCGCGGCATCGACTCCATCTGGGTCGGCTCCCGCCAGATCACCGCCGCCGACCTCCCCGGCGGATTCGTCGACTTCGGCTCCGGGGGGATCTCGGCGGTGCCGTACCTGGCGCTCATCGCCCTCGCGGTGCTCGTGGCGACGGCGTACTACCTCAAGCACTTCGGCAGCGGACGCGAACTGTACGCACTGGGCTCCAACCCGGAGGCCGCCCGGCTGGCCGGCATCCCCGTGCGCAAGCGGATCCTCACCGCGTACACCTTCTGCGGAGCCCTCGCCGGGCTCGCCGGCGCCCTGTACCTGGCCCGGTTCGGCAACGTCGACTCCGGCACCGGCAGCGGCTACGAACTCACCGTCGTCAGCGCGGTCGTGGTCGGTGGCGTGGTCTTCACCGGCGGCTCCGGCAGCGTCTACGGGGCGGCTCTCGGCGCGCTGCTGCTGACCTCCGTCAACAGCGTGCTGCCCGCCCTCGGCGTCAGCTCCGTGTGGGTGCTCGCCATCAACGGCATCCTGCTCATCCTCGCCATCGCGGTCGACCGCGTCGTCGCGCTGCGCGTGGCCTCCGCCCTGAAGAAGAGGAACGCCCGCCATGCCTGA
- a CDS encoding LacI family DNA-binding transcriptional regulator, with product MAQSVGIKDVARVAGVSVGTVSNVINRPDTVAAETRARVLSAIDRLGYVRSESARQLRAGRSRIMGLLVLDMGNPFFVDVARGAERAAREAGLGVMVCNSAQSPGEEAEYLSLFAEQRVRGVLLTPADATGRNIEAFRRHGIPFVLVDRVAEGTTECSVSVDDVAGGALAVRHLVDAGHRSLAYVSGPPGLNQVRDRRTGALNALAEAGLGPDRLRELPTERLDVAAGRDAGARLLGLSDRPTAVFCANDLLALGVLQAMYAAGVGVPDDLAIVGYDDIEFAAAAAVPLTSVRQPAVTMGALAAELLLEETEGEGAAGPHEHRRVVLRPELVVRRSSLAAR from the coding sequence ATGGCCCAGTCGGTGGGTATCAAGGACGTCGCCCGCGTCGCCGGAGTCTCCGTCGGCACGGTCTCCAACGTCATCAACCGCCCGGACACGGTCGCCGCCGAGACCCGGGCGCGGGTGCTGTCCGCCATAGACCGGCTCGGTTACGTCCGCAGCGAGTCCGCCCGTCAGCTCCGCGCCGGCCGCAGCCGCATCATGGGCCTGCTCGTCCTCGACATGGGCAACCCGTTCTTCGTCGACGTCGCGCGCGGCGCCGAACGCGCCGCCCGCGAGGCCGGGCTGGGCGTGATGGTCTGCAACAGCGCCCAGAGCCCGGGCGAGGAGGCCGAGTACCTGTCCCTCTTCGCCGAGCAGCGGGTGCGCGGCGTGCTGCTGACCCCGGCCGACGCCACCGGCCGCAACATCGAGGCGTTCCGCCGGCACGGCATCCCCTTCGTGCTGGTCGACCGGGTCGCCGAGGGCACCACCGAGTGCTCGGTCTCCGTGGACGACGTGGCGGGCGGCGCGCTGGCCGTGCGGCACCTCGTCGACGCCGGTCACCGCTCCCTCGCCTACGTCAGCGGCCCGCCCGGACTGAACCAGGTCCGGGACCGCCGCACCGGCGCGCTGAACGCCCTCGCCGAGGCCGGACTGGGACCCGACCGCCTGCGCGAGCTGCCCACCGAGCGCCTCGACGTCGCCGCCGGACGCGACGCCGGCGCCCGCCTCCTCGGCCTGTCCGACCGGCCGACCGCCGTGTTCTGCGCCAACGACCTGCTGGCCCTCGGTGTGCTCCAGGCGATGTACGCGGCCGGCGTCGGGGTCCCCGACGACCTCGCGATCGTCGGGTACGACGACATCGAGTTCGCCGCCGCGGCGGCCGTGCCGCTCACCTCCGTACGGCAGCCCGCCGTCACCATGGGCGCCTTGGCGGCGGAGCTGCTGCTGGAGGAGACCGAGGGCGAGGGCGCCGCCGGGCCGCACGAGCACCGCCGCGTCGTCCTCCGCCCGGAACTGGTGGTCCGGCGCTCCAGTCTGGCGGCCCGCTGA
- a CDS encoding L-rhamnose mutarotase: protein MQRVCFLLKVRQDRIAEYRERHAAVWPEMREALSATGWHNYSLFLRDDGLLVGYLETEDFGAARAGMEATEVNARWQKEMSPFFESLDGSRPDEAMKPLTEVFHLA from the coding sequence ATGCAACGCGTCTGTTTCCTGCTCAAGGTCCGCCAGGACCGGATCGCCGAGTACCGCGAACGCCACGCCGCCGTGTGGCCCGAGATGCGCGAGGCGCTCTCGGCCACCGGCTGGCACAACTACTCCCTCTTCCTGCGCGACGACGGCCTGCTCGTCGGCTACCTGGAGACCGAGGACTTCGGGGCCGCCAGGGCCGGCATGGAGGCCACCGAGGTCAACGCCCGCTGGCAGAAGGAAATGTCCCCCTTCTTCGAGTCCCTCGACGGCTCCCGGCCGGACGAGGCGATGAAACCGCTGACCGAGGTCTTCCACCTCGCCTGA
- a CDS encoding sugar ABC transporter ATP-binding protein has protein sequence MTHPSDTGPAPVLALKGISKSFGAVRALRDVSLELFPGEVHALAGENGAGKSTLIKTLAGVHRPDAGQVLLDGTPVVFHGPGDARDAGIAVIYQEPTLFPDLSIAENIFMGRQPRRAFGRIDHRATHDATAALMKRLGVALDPDRPARGLSIADQQIVEIAKALSFDARVLIMDEPTAALTGSEVARLFGVVRTLREQGAAVLFISHRLEEIFEICQKVTTLRDGAWIAGEPVDGMTEDDLVRRMVGRDLEELYPKQEVSPGETVLSVRRLTREGVFTDVSFDVRRGEIVGLAGLVGAGRTEVARAVFGVDRWDAGEVEVDGRRLTNGAPSAAMAAGLALVPEDRRAQGLVMDMSIERNIGLTGLRSTVRAGLMDRGAERSRSLDWAVRLQVKYARIADTVNTLSGGNQQKVVLAKWLATGPKVLIVDEPTRGIDVGTKAEVHRLLSQLAADGVAVLMISSDLPEILGMADRVLVMHEGRLTAEIPRTDATEETVMAAATGRAAA, from the coding sequence ATGACCCACCCGTCCGACACGGGTCCGGCCCCGGTCCTCGCGCTGAAGGGCATCTCCAAGTCCTTCGGCGCGGTCCGCGCCCTGCGGGACGTCTCCCTGGAGCTGTTCCCCGGGGAGGTGCACGCCCTCGCCGGGGAGAACGGAGCCGGCAAGTCGACCCTCATCAAGACGCTCGCCGGAGTGCACCGGCCGGACGCCGGCCAGGTGCTGCTCGACGGGACGCCCGTGGTCTTCCACGGACCCGGCGACGCCCGCGACGCCGGCATCGCCGTGATCTACCAGGAGCCCACGCTCTTCCCCGACCTGTCGATCGCCGAGAACATCTTCATGGGACGGCAGCCCCGGCGGGCGTTCGGCCGGATCGACCACCGGGCGACGCACGACGCGACCGCGGCACTGATGAAGCGGCTCGGTGTCGCACTCGACCCGGACCGCCCGGCCCGCGGTCTGTCCATCGCCGACCAGCAGATCGTCGAGATCGCCAAGGCGCTCTCGTTCGACGCCCGCGTCCTGATCATGGACGAGCCGACCGCCGCCCTCACCGGCAGCGAGGTCGCCCGTCTCTTCGGCGTGGTGCGCACCCTGCGCGAACAGGGCGCCGCGGTGCTGTTCATCTCCCACCGCCTGGAGGAGATCTTCGAGATCTGCCAGAAGGTCACCACGCTGCGCGACGGCGCCTGGATCGCCGGCGAGCCGGTGGACGGCATGACCGAGGACGATCTGGTCCGCCGCATGGTCGGCCGTGACCTCGAGGAGCTCTACCCCAAGCAGGAGGTGAGCCCCGGCGAGACCGTCCTGAGCGTGCGCAGGCTGACCCGTGAGGGCGTCTTCACCGATGTCTCCTTCGACGTGCGGCGCGGCGAGATCGTCGGCCTGGCCGGACTCGTCGGCGCCGGGCGCACCGAGGTGGCCCGCGCGGTGTTCGGCGTCGACCGCTGGGACGCCGGGGAGGTGGAGGTGGACGGACGGAGGCTGACCAACGGCGCCCCGTCCGCCGCCATGGCCGCGGGCCTCGCCCTGGTCCCCGAGGACCGGCGCGCCCAGGGCCTGGTGATGGACATGTCCATCGAGCGCAACATCGGCCTCACCGGACTGCGTTCGACCGTGCGGGCCGGGCTGATGGACCGGGGCGCCGAACGCAGCCGCTCCCTGGACTGGGCGGTCAGGCTGCAGGTCAAGTACGCCCGGATCGCCGACACGGTCAACACCCTGTCCGGCGGCAACCAGCAGAAGGTCGTCCTCGCCAAGTGGCTCGCCACCGGCCCGAAGGTGCTGATCGTGGACGAGCCCACGCGCGGCATCGACGTCGGCACCAAGGCCGAGGTGCACCGGCTGCTGTCCCAGCTGGCCGCCGACGGCGTGGCCGTGCTGATGATCTCCTCCGACCTGCCCGAGATCCTCGGCATGGCCGACCGCGTGCTGGTGATGCACGAGGGCCGGCTCACCGCCGAGATCCCCCGCACCGACGCCACCGAGGAAACCGTGATGGCCGCAGCCACGGGGAGGGCCGCCGCATGA
- a CDS encoding alpha/beta fold hydrolase, whose translation MTVSYRQPGVVLTDRRFTVPLDHDTPSGETIVLYAREAVASDKAGQDLPWLLYLQGGPGFGANRFIRKEAWLGRALEEYRVLLLDQRGTGHSTPANRQTLPLRGGPAEQADYLSHFRADSIVRDCEAIRPQVTGGAPWTVLGQSFGGFCAVAYLSTAPEGLDTALVTGGLPSLDAHADDVYRAAYPRVARKVAAHYARYPQDVERARRIADHLLTHEVVLPNGYRFTVEAFQSLGLMLGGGDGSHRLHHLLEDAFVRTPGGPALSDAFQEQAQALLSFAGHPLYALVHEAIYGQDARPTAWSAERVRNEFPGFDAAKTLAGDEPLLFTGETIHPWMFDCDPALRPLRETAELLAARTDWTPLYDPARLAANEVPVAAAVYHDDMYVHTPHSLETARAIRGLRTWVTDEFEHDGVRAGGPRVLDRLIALARDEV comes from the coding sequence TTGACCGTCAGTTACCGCCAGCCCGGAGTGGTCCTCACCGACCGCCGGTTCACCGTGCCCCTCGACCACGACACCCCCTCGGGGGAGACGATCGTCCTGTACGCGCGGGAGGCCGTCGCGAGTGACAAGGCCGGCCAGGACCTGCCCTGGCTGCTCTACCTCCAGGGCGGGCCGGGCTTCGGGGCGAACCGTTTCATCCGCAAGGAGGCCTGGCTGGGCCGGGCCCTGGAGGAGTACCGCGTCCTGCTCCTCGACCAGCGCGGCACCGGGCACTCCACCCCCGCGAACCGGCAGACCCTCCCGCTGCGCGGCGGCCCCGCCGAACAGGCCGACTACCTCAGCCACTTCCGCGCCGACTCCATCGTCCGGGACTGCGAGGCCATCCGCCCCCAGGTGACCGGCGGCGCACCCTGGACGGTGCTCGGCCAGAGCTTCGGCGGCTTCTGCGCCGTCGCCTACCTGTCGACGGCCCCCGAGGGCCTGGACACCGCCCTCGTCACCGGCGGCCTGCCCTCCCTCGACGCCCACGCCGACGACGTCTACCGGGCCGCCTACCCGCGCGTCGCGCGCAAGGTCGCCGCGCACTACGCCCGCTACCCGCAGGACGTCGAACGCGCCCGCCGCATCGCCGACCACCTCCTCACCCACGAGGTCGTCCTCCCGAACGGCTACCGCTTCACCGTCGAGGCGTTCCAGTCCCTCGGCCTCATGCTCGGCGGCGGCGACGGCAGCCACCGGCTGCACCACCTCCTGGAGGACGCCTTCGTCCGCACCCCCGGCGGCCCCGCCCTCTCCGACGCCTTCCAGGAACAGGCGCAGGCCCTGCTGTCGTTCGCCGGCCACCCCCTGTACGCGCTGGTCCACGAGGCCATCTACGGCCAGGACGCACGCCCCACCGCCTGGTCCGCCGAACGCGTACGCAACGAGTTCCCGGGGTTCGACGCGGCCAAGACGCTCGCCGGCGACGAGCCCCTGCTCTTCACCGGCGAGACCATCCACCCCTGGATGTTCGACTGCGACCCCGCGCTGCGCCCGCTGCGCGAGACCGCCGAACTGCTCGCCGCCCGCACCGACTGGACCCCGCTGTACGACCCCGCCCGCCTCGCCGCCAACGAGGTCCCGGTCGCCGCGGCCGTCTACCACGACGACATGTACGTCCACACGCCCCACTCCCTCGAGACCGCCCGCGCGATCCGGGGACTGCGCACCTGGGTCACCGACGAGTTCGAGCACGACGGCGTCCGGGCCGGCGGCCCCCGCGTACTGGACCGGCTGATCGCCCTGGCCCGCGACGAGGTGTGA
- the rhaI gene encoding L-rhamnose isomerase: MTELAAVKAALKTQAVETPSWAYGNSGTRFKVFAQQGVPRTPQEKLDDAARVHEFTGVAPTVALHIPWDRVEDYAALAKHAEDRGVRLGAVNSNTFQDDDYRLGSICHPDAAVRRKAVDHLLECVDIMDATGSRDLKLWFADGTNYPGQDDIRSRQDRLAEGLAEVYERLGEGQRMLLEYKLFEPAFYTTDVPDWGTAYAHCLKLGDKAQVVVDTGHHAPGTNIEFIVATLLREGKLGGFDFNSRFYADDDLMVGAADPFQLFRIMYEVVRGGGFTSDVAFMLDQCHNIEAKIPAIIRSVMNVQEATAKALLVDRAALGEAQASGDVLGANAVLMDAYDTDVRPLLREVREEMGLDPEPLAAYRRSGWAERIVAERVGGEQAGWGA, from the coding sequence GTGACCGAGCTCGCCGCGGTGAAAGCCGCTCTCAAGACACAGGCCGTGGAGACGCCGTCCTGGGCGTACGGGAACTCGGGGACCCGGTTCAAGGTGTTCGCACAGCAGGGCGTGCCCCGCACCCCGCAGGAGAAGCTGGACGACGCGGCCAGGGTGCACGAGTTCACGGGTGTCGCGCCGACCGTGGCGCTGCACATCCCGTGGGACAGGGTCGAGGACTACGCGGCGCTGGCCAAGCACGCCGAGGACCGCGGTGTGCGGCTCGGCGCGGTCAACTCCAACACCTTCCAGGACGACGACTACCGGCTCGGCAGCATCTGCCACCCGGACGCGGCGGTCCGCAGGAAGGCCGTGGACCATCTGCTGGAGTGCGTCGACATCATGGACGCGACCGGCTCCAGGGACCTGAAGCTGTGGTTCGCCGACGGCACGAACTACCCGGGACAGGACGACATCCGCTCCCGGCAGGACCGGCTGGCCGAGGGCCTGGCCGAGGTGTACGAGCGGCTCGGCGAGGGGCAGCGGATGCTGCTGGAGTACAAGCTCTTCGAGCCGGCGTTCTACACCACGGACGTGCCGGACTGGGGCACGGCGTACGCGCACTGCCTGAAGCTCGGCGACAAGGCGCAGGTCGTGGTCGACACGGGGCACCATGCGCCGGGCACGAACATCGAGTTCATCGTGGCGACGCTGCTGCGGGAGGGGAAGCTCGGCGGGTTCGACTTCAACTCGCGGTTCTACGCCGACGACGACCTGATGGTGGGTGCCGCCGACCCGTTCCAGCTGTTCCGGATCATGTACGAGGTGGTACGCGGGGGCGGGTTCACCTCCGACGTGGCGTTCATGCTCGACCAGTGCCACAACATCGAGGCGAAGATCCCCGCGATCATCCGTTCCGTCATGAACGTCCAGGAGGCCACGGCCAAGGCACTGCTCGTCGACCGGGCGGCGCTGGGTGAGGCGCAGGCCTCGGGGGACGTGCTGGGCGCCAACGCGGTGCTGATGGACGCGTACGACACGGACGTGCGGCCGCTGCTTCGTGAGGTGCGGGAGGAGATGGGGCTGGACCCCGAGCCCCTCGCCGCCTACCGGCGGTCCGGGTGGGCCGAGCGGATCGTGGCCGAGCGGGTCGGCGGGGAGCAGGCAGGGTGGGGGGCGTAG
- a CDS encoding PIG-L deacetylase family protein: MTEPTTSQLQPMPDDWRRALAVVAHPDDLEYGCAAAIASWTDAGREVAYVLATRGEAGIDTLEPAKCAALREREQRASAAVVGVDQVDFLDHADGVVEYGPALRRDIAAAIRRHRPELVITLNHRDTWGGTYWNTPDHVAVGRAVLDAAGDAGNRWIFPELTERGLAPWDGVRWVAVAGSGNPTHAVDAAGGLERAVASLLAHRTYIEALTDEDPETYARGLLTGFAEETGKRFGDRPAVAFELFAR, translated from the coding sequence ATGACCGAGCCGACGACCAGTCAACTCCAGCCGATGCCCGACGACTGGCGGCGCGCGCTGGCCGTGGTCGCCCACCCGGACGACCTCGAGTACGGCTGCGCCGCGGCGATCGCCTCCTGGACCGACGCGGGCCGCGAGGTCGCCTATGTCCTCGCGACCCGCGGCGAGGCGGGCATCGACACGCTGGAACCGGCGAAGTGCGCCGCGCTCAGGGAGCGGGAGCAGCGGGCGAGCGCGGCCGTGGTCGGCGTGGACCAGGTCGACTTCCTCGACCACGCGGACGGCGTCGTCGAGTACGGCCCCGCCCTGCGCCGGGACATCGCGGCCGCCATCCGCCGTCACCGGCCCGAACTGGTGATCACCCTGAACCACCGGGACACCTGGGGCGGCACCTACTGGAACACACCGGACCACGTCGCCGTCGGGCGCGCCGTGCTGGACGCGGCCGGTGACGCCGGGAACCGCTGGATCTTCCCGGAGCTGACCGAGCGGGGCCTCGCCCCCTGGGACGGCGTCCGCTGGGTGGCGGTCGCCGGTTCCGGCAACCCCACCCACGCCGTGGACGCTGCCGGGGGACTGGAGCGGGCGGTCGCCTCCCTGCTCGCGCACCGGACCTACATCGAGGCGCTGACCGACGAGGACCCGGAGACGTACGCCCGCGGGCTGCTGACCGGATTCGCCGAGGAGACGGGCAAGCGGTTCGGCGACCGCCCCGCGGTCGCCTTCGAGCTGTTCGCCCGGTGA
- a CDS encoding ABC transporter permease: MPESGFPALRAVRWDTVVGALLVVVLLLSFTTVDGFGNALNLSFLIGNTLPIALIALPMTLLVVSGEIDLSVASTAGLSGAVMGALWNQGMSIETIIPVCLLIGVVCGLVNGLLVTRLGLPSLAVTIGTLAAYRGIAQIVLGSDAVTDFPAQYLDFAAGRIGDTFVPYAFLPFLALLAVAVVALHATPFGRSLFAIGASEEAARFAGIRVKRQKLVLFTLTGLMASLTGVFWALHYASARYDNATGLELSVVAAVLLGGIDFDGGKGTLGGAVAGVFLLGALQNVMSLQDVSAQSQTVVTGVLLVLSVLGPRVARQLAVARARRRAVEPPTASKAPAPTP, translated from the coding sequence ATGCCTGAGTCCGGATTCCCGGCGCTCCGCGCCGTCCGCTGGGACACGGTGGTCGGTGCCCTGCTCGTCGTGGTCCTGCTGCTGTCCTTCACCACCGTCGACGGCTTCGGCAACGCGCTCAACCTGTCGTTCCTCATCGGCAACACCCTGCCGATCGCGCTGATCGCCCTGCCCATGACCCTGCTCGTGGTCTCCGGCGAGATCGACCTGTCCGTCGCCTCCACCGCGGGACTGTCCGGCGCGGTGATGGGCGCCCTGTGGAACCAGGGCATGTCCATCGAGACGATCATCCCGGTCTGCCTGCTGATCGGCGTCGTCTGCGGCCTGGTCAACGGCCTGCTGGTGACCCGCCTCGGACTGCCGTCCCTCGCCGTCACCATCGGCACGCTGGCCGCCTACCGGGGCATCGCGCAGATCGTGCTCGGCTCCGACGCGGTGACCGACTTCCCCGCCCAGTACCTGGACTTCGCCGCCGGACGCATCGGCGACACGTTCGTCCCGTACGCCTTCCTGCCCTTCCTGGCGCTGCTCGCCGTCGCCGTCGTCGCCCTGCACGCCACCCCGTTCGGGCGGTCGCTGTTCGCGATCGGCGCGAGCGAGGAGGCCGCCCGGTTCGCCGGCATCCGCGTCAAGCGGCAGAAGCTCGTCCTGTTCACCCTGACCGGCCTGATGGCCTCCCTCACCGGCGTCTTCTGGGCCCTGCACTACGCCAGCGCGCGCTACGACAACGCGACCGGCCTCGAACTCTCCGTCGTGGCCGCCGTCCTGCTCGGCGGCATCGACTTCGACGGCGGCAAGGGGACGCTCGGCGGCGCGGTCGCCGGGGTGTTCCTGCTCGGCGCGCTGCAGAACGTGATGAGCCTGCAGGACGTCTCCGCGCAGTCGCAGACCGTCGTCACCGGCGTGCTGCTGGTCCTGTCCGTCCTGGGACCCCGGGTCGCCCGGCAACTCGCCGTCGCCCGTGCCCGGCGCCGCGCCGTGGAGCCACCGACGGCGTCCAAGGCGCCCGCCCCGACTCCCTGA
- the rhaS gene encoding rhamnose ABC transporter substrate-binding protein — MRKATVRRTCAALAAVTSLALAATACGGTTKEDVKNEGGAAASAGKADPNAETKKGLTVGFLPKQVNNPYFTTADKGGEKAVKELGSTYKEVGPSSATDTAGQVSYVNTLTQQQVDAMAVSAQDPGALCTALKQAMKNGIKVVTYDSDTTPGCRNAFISQASAEDLGRTEVQLLAEQIGYKGEIAILSAAQTATNQNTWIEFMKDELKDPKYKDMKLVKVAYGNDDAQQSFQQTQGLLQEHPNLKGIISPTTVGIKAAAQYLSGSKYKGKVRLTGLGTPNDMRKYVKNGTVEAFELWDPAKLGELAARTAVALASGQITGQEGETFEAGAMGEYTIGKDGVISLGKPTVFNAGNIDQFDF; from the coding sequence ATGCGCAAGGCAACCGTCCGCCGTACCTGTGCGGCGCTCGCCGCCGTCACCTCGCTCGCCCTGGCCGCCACCGCCTGCGGCGGCACCACCAAGGAGGACGTCAAGAACGAGGGCGGCGCGGCGGCCTCGGCGGGCAAGGCCGACCCGAACGCCGAGACCAAGAAGGGCCTGACCGTCGGCTTCCTGCCCAAGCAGGTCAACAACCCCTACTTCACCACCGCCGACAAGGGCGGCGAGAAGGCCGTGAAGGAACTGGGCTCCACCTACAAGGAGGTCGGCCCCTCCAGCGCCACCGACACCGCCGGCCAGGTCTCCTACGTCAACACCCTCACCCAGCAGCAGGTCGACGCCATGGCCGTCTCCGCGCAGGACCCCGGCGCCCTGTGCACCGCGCTCAAGCAGGCCATGAAGAACGGCATCAAGGTCGTCACCTACGACTCCGACACCACCCCCGGCTGCCGCAACGCCTTCATCTCGCAGGCCTCCGCCGAGGACCTGGGCCGCACCGAGGTGCAGCTGCTCGCCGAACAGATCGGCTACAAGGGCGAGATCGCGATCCTGTCCGCCGCGCAGACCGCGACCAACCAGAACACCTGGATCGAGTTCATGAAGGACGAGCTCAAGGACCCCAAGTACAAGGACATGAAGCTGGTCAAGGTCGCCTACGGCAACGACGACGCCCAGCAGTCCTTCCAGCAGACCCAGGGCCTGCTCCAGGAGCACCCGAACCTGAAGGGGATCATCTCCCCGACCACCGTCGGCATCAAGGCCGCCGCGCAGTACCTGTCCGGCTCCAAGTACAAGGGCAAGGTCAGGCTGACCGGCCTCGGCACCCCCAACGACATGCGCAAGTACGTCAAGAACGGCACCGTCGAGGCGTTCGAGCTGTGGGACCCCGCCAAGCTCGGCGAACTCGCCGCCCGCACCGCCGTCGCACTGGCCTCCGGACAGATCACCGGCCAGGAGGGCGAGACCTTCGAGGCCGGCGCGATGGGCGAGTACACCATAGGAAAGGACGGCGTGATCAGCCTCGGCAAGCCCACCGTCTTCAACGCCGGGAACATCGACCAGTTCGACTTCTGA